The following coding sequences lie in one Oncorhynchus nerka isolate Pitt River linkage group LG14, Oner_Uvic_2.0, whole genome shotgun sequence genomic window:
- the LOC115127046 gene encoding ras-related protein Rap-2b-like: MREYKVVVLGSGGVGKSALTVQFVTGSFIEKYDPTIEDFYRKEIEVDSSPSVLEILDTAGTEQFASMRDLYIKNGQGFILVYSLVNQQSFQDIKPMRDQIIRVKRYERVPMILVGNKVDLEGEREVSAGEGKALADEWNCPFMETSAKNKGSVDELFAEIVRQMNYSSAPGRNDQCCSSCVIL, encoded by the coding sequence AAAGTAGTGGTTCTCGGATCTGGCGGGGTTGGCAAATCCGCATTGACTGTGCAATTCGTAACGGGATCCTTTATAGAGAAATATGATCCCACGATAGAGGATTTCTACCGAAAGGAGATCGAGGTGGACTCGTCGCCTTCCGTTCTGGAGATACTGGACACGGCGGGGACCGAGCAGTTTGCCTCCATGCGAGACCTGTACATCAAAAACGGCCAGGGCTTCATCCTAGTCTACAGCTTGGTCAACCAACAAAGCTTCCAAGACATCAAACCAATGAGGGATCAGATCATTCGGGTGAAACGGTACGAGAGGGTGCCGATGATTCTGGTCGGGAATAAAGTGGACCTGGAGGGCGAGAGGGAGGTCTCGGCCGGGGAGGGGAAAGCGCTGGCGGATGAGTGGAATTGCCCGTTTATGGAAACTTCAGCCAAAAATAAAGGCTCGGTGGACGAACTGTTTGCAGAGATTGTCAGACAGATGAACTATTCTTCAGCACCAGGCAGAAACGACCAGTGCTGCTCGTCTTGTGTTATTCTTTAA